GTTGTCCCGATATTCGCCCCCATGACCATCGGAACCGCACTCATGACCGGCATGCCGCCAGCCACCAGACCGACAATAATGGAGGTCACGGTACTCGAAGACTGAATCAGCGCTGTTGCCACCGTCCCGACAAGCAGTCCCAGGAACGGGTTGGTGGCAAAGGCAAAGAGTTCTCTGGCCTGTCCGCCCGTCGCCGACTTGAAGCCGGCCTCAATCAGTCCAACCGCAATAATGAGCCCGTAGACCAGCAGGGCGACCCCGACCCATCGCAAGAAGGTATGGCCCTGCCGAGCGGTGGGCTCATCCCTGACCTCGGGTGCTGACAAAGGTTCAGCCATGGTCTTGTCTGTTTCCCGTCCGCAACCGCATGACGGTTGAGCTTGAGACCGACGCAGATATATGACGCCCAGACGAAGAGTGCGCCCCTGTCAGCGCCGGTCAATATCGTAGACGCGCACGGCCTGGGTCTCGCTGATCCACTCGACCTGGGTATGGTGCTCGTGCAGCAGAAACCGGTCCTGGGGCAAGCCGTCAAAAAATTCGTCCACACCCTCACGAAACGGGTCGGCAAACACGGCTCGGCCGTGGGAGGCGAGGACGGTTTGCAGCAAGGCCCGCACCCACCTGGCGTTCTCCGGCTCGTAGTGGACATCCCCGCCCACAATCCAGTCGTAGGAACCGAGGGTCTGGATGCTGCTCGGATCGTGCAGACAGCAGCAGATCGTGTGCATGGCCGAGACGCCATTCAAGGTGCAGTTGAGATCGAGCAGAGCTAGCGCGTCGGCCACATGGTCCAGGGCCGACACCCGGGCGCCCAGCTTGGCCAGCACCACGCTCTCCAGCCCGACCCCACAGCCGACAACCAGCACCCGCCGGCCGCGCAGCTGTTCGGCCGGCAGCTGCGCGGCCAGGTAGCGCGCCAGCGCCAGACCCGTCGGCCACACAATGTTCCAGTACTCGTTATCGCCACAGTACTCGCAGGCCGGAAAGTCCGGTCGCCAGTTACAGATTTCCACCAGCTCAACCGATATGGTGTCGGTAACCTGGTAGCTGAGCTGTACGTGTTCGTACACGGGAGGCTTGGCCATAGGCGTGTCCGTATCCGAAGTGCCCGGCCCAGCGCAAGGCCCGCCACCTCCCGACTGTACAAGACGGGACGCTCAGGCTAGCCTTGGTCTACACCGATCAAGGAGGGCGCGCCCATGCAGAAGCTCGACCCACAAGGACTGGCGTATGTGACAGCCGAGATGAACTATCTGGCCGACGATATGGCAGAAAAACCGACCTACTATCTCTACTCTCCCCCGGCCGGTGTGCCCCGGCAGAACGGTCGCTACACCACCCGCGCCATGCCGATTCACGACGCCCGGCCGATTGCCGACCGCTTTTCGCTCGACGCCCAGGGGCTGAGCTTTGTCCGCCACCAGACCCGGGTCGGCAACTTTTACGATGCCGAAGAAGTGCAGCGCGTCTACTACCCCGACGCCTGACCGGAGCCGAAAAGGTGCTGGTCTTTGACCACAACGTGCGCAACGCGCCACGAGCCCAGCGCAAACAAGACGGCGCCCAGGAGCCGGTCTTGGCGTGCCATAACGACTACACCGCAGCCTCAGGTCCGCAGCGCGTCCGTGACCTGTTGCCCGCCGTCGAGGCCGAAGACCGCCTCAGCCGCCGCTTTACCTTCATCAACGTCTGGCGGCCGATTCGCGGCCCGGTGCAGGATACCCCGTTGGCGGTGTGCGACGCCCAGAGCATCGGTCCGGACCATTTTGTGGCAACCGATCTCAAGTATCCGGACCGGACCGGAGAGGTTTACTCGGTCTCCTATCAGCCCGGCCACCGCTGGTATTATTTCTCGGATATGCAGCCCGACGAGGCCATGCTGCTCAAGTGTTACGACTCACGGACAGACGGCACCGCCCGTTTTACCGCCCACAGCGCGTTCGAGAACCCGGCCAGTCCGGCCGACGCCGTGCCGCGCGAGAGCAGGCCCTGAGGCGTAGGGCTCAGCCCGACTCCCCATCCTGCGTCCCGGTCCTCGGCGGCATGGGATAGACCCGGACGCTGCGCCAGCGCCCCAGCCTGACCTGACCGGCCGCAAAGCCGCGCGGCTTGCTCACGTCGGCGACGCGACACACATGAACCTCGACCTTGCCCCGGCTGCCCCGGGCCTTGGAGTACCAGGCCGCCAGTTGGGCAGCCCGCTCAAGGGCGGGGCGCGGCAGCTCGCTCAGCCGCCCCGGATTGCGGACCACCACATGGCTGCCCGGCAGCCGGGCCACGTGCAGCCAGAAGTCGTGCGGCTCGGCCCGGGCAAAGGTCAGGCGGTCATTCTCGGCATCGCCCTTGCCGACCCACACCTCAAAGTCGTCAATCTGGCAGGTCCGAAAGCTGCGGCCTTTGCTGGCCATGGGTGTCCTCGTCCGACATGGGGCAGGGCTGGGGCTCAATCCGTCTTCAAGTTCGCCCCCTCACTCCGGTCCCACGACACCCACCGGTCCGGCGTAACAACAATCAGCACCCGCGGCTCGGCCCGAAAGCGGGCCATGCGGGCGGCCACGTGCTGAGGCTGGACATATTTTTCGACAATACGCTGGGTGATGTCCCAGATATCGTTTTCTTGAATGCTCGCCCGCCCGTGGACAAGCAGCGTTTTGAGCGTCTCGGCCTCGTCGATACACAGCGTCACACGCGGGTCGCGGAGGATGTGCCGATATTTGAAGCGCGTCCGTGTCGTCGAAATATAAAACACCGCACCGTCCCAGTAGAACCACATCGGGTTCAGCTGCGGTGAGCCATCCTGGCGCAGGGTGCCGAGGATGACGTTGCGGGGTTCGGATAAAAAACGCTGGGTGTCTTCGGCTGACAGTGCCATCGGCATTCCTTTCGTGTCACCGGCCTCGTTCAGCGCAAATCGGCCGACATTGCGAACAGTATCTATAGTGATACTATTGGCGTGTGACTCAGCCGAGGGATATCCTCGCCCAGATGAAGCGGAATCCCCAGGATATCCGTTTCTCGGACCTTTGCCGGGTCTGTGACCACTACTTTGGGGATGCACGTCAGAGTAGCGGGAGCCACCGGGTTTACAAGACCCCCTGNNNNNNNNNNNNNNNNNNNNNNNNNNNNNNNNNNNNNNNNNNNNNNNNNNNNNNNNNNNNNNNNNNNNNNNNNNNNNNNNNNNNNNNNNNNNNNNNNNNNNNNNNNNNNNNNNNNNNNTGGTCGGAAGAGGATAAAGAATACGTCGGCCTGTGTGCAGAATTCCCGAGCTTGAGCTGGCTTGCTACCACACCAGAGACCGCGCTGAAGGGCATTCGGAACGTTGTTGCGACAGTCGTGCGGGACATGCAGGCAGATGGAGAGCGTATCCCTGAGCCGATTGCGCATAAGCAATACAGCGGGAAATTTGTGGTCCGCGTCCCACCGGAGGTCCATCGTCGTCTTGTTCTTGAAGCGGCTGAAGTTGGGGTGAGTCTCAATCGCCTGGCGAGTGCCAAGTTGAGCCAGAGTTAAGCCAGAGTTAAGCCAGAGTTAAGCCAGTGAGCGGCTTTTCCTGCGCGACGCCTCTCGTCCGTAGCGGGTTTTCTTTCGCCGCAATCCACCCTACAATCCCGTCCCAAGAAAAC
This region of Desulfurellaceae bacterium genomic DNA includes:
- a CDS encoding type II toxin-antitoxin system HicB family antitoxin; this encodes WSEEDKEYVGLCAEFPSLSWLATTPETALKGIRNVVATVVRDMQADGERIPEPIAHKQYSGKFVVRVPPEVHRRLVLEAAEVGVSLNRLASAKLSQS
- a CDS encoding methyltransferase, which gives rise to MAKPPVYEHVQLSYQVTDTISVELVEICNWRPDFPACEYCGDNEYWNIVWPTGLALARYLAAQLPAEQLRGRRVLVVGCGVGLESVVLAKLGARVSALDHVADALALLDLNCTLNGVSAMHTICCCLHDPSSIQTLGSYDWIVGGDVHYEPENARWVRALLQTVLASHGRAVFADPFREGVDEFFDGLPQDRFLLHEHHTQVEWISETQAVRVYDIDRR
- a CDS encoding DUF814 domain-containing protein, whose protein sequence is MASKGRSFRTCQIDDFEVWVGKGDAENDRLTFARAEPHDFWLHVARLPGSHVVVRNPGRLSELPRPALERAAQLAAWYSKARGSRGKVEVHVCRVADVSKPRGFAAGQVRLGRWRSVRVYPMPPRTGTQDGESG
- a CDS encoding PPOX class F420-dependent oxidoreductase; the encoded protein is MALSAEDTQRFLSEPRNVILGTLRQDGSPQLNPMWFYWDGAVFYISTTRTRFKYRHILRDPRVTLCIDEAETLKTLLVHGRASIQENDIWDITQRIVEKYVQPQHVAARMARFRAEPRVLIVVTPDRWVSWDRSEGANLKTD